A portion of the Cyanobacteriota bacterium genome contains these proteins:
- the atpA gene encoding F0F1 ATP synthase subunit alpha — MAIRPDEITRILKEQIAEYKDSTQITEEGSVLSVGDGIARIYGLQSAINGELIEFDDNEKTQAMVINLEEDNVGVVLLSKGLNIQEGTAVKSTGRIASIGVSDEILGRVVDPTGAALDSKPAITVDKFMPLEKVAPGIIKRKSVHEPLQTGITAIDSMIPIGRGQRELIIGDRQTGKTAIAIDTILNQKNVPEADRPICIYVSIGQKSSSVAQIVKRLEEEGAMEYSVVVHAGSTDTAAQQFLAPFAGVSIAEYFLEKGRHVLCIYDDLTKHAWAYRAMSLLLRRPPGREAYPGDVFYLHSRLLERACKVNDEMGAGSITALPIIETQAGDVSAYIPTNVISITDGQIFLETNLFNAGIRPAINVGLSVSRVGGAAQTKCMKKVAGPLRLGLAQFRELEAFVQFASDLDEATQAQINRGQKLVELLKQAQYAPLTVGQMVSLIFAGDRGLLDDVATDKISRFKEEWFQYFESNHAELKKTLDAGTGLNDDIVNELTAALTKFKADLFA, encoded by the coding sequence ATGGCAATTAGACCTGACGAAATAACTAGAATTCTTAAAGAACAAATCGCGGAATACAAAGACTCAACTCAGATTACTGAAGAGGGTTCTGTACTTAGTGTGGGTGATGGTATCGCTCGTATCTATGGTTTGCAGTCAGCGATCAACGGTGAGTTGATTGAGTTTGATGATAACGAAAAAACTCAAGCCATGGTTATTAACCTTGAGGAAGACAACGTCGGGGTGGTTTTACTTAGTAAGGGTCTTAACATCCAGGAAGGTACAGCCGTGAAATCCACTGGCCGTATTGCTTCTATTGGAGTAAGTGATGAGATACTTGGTAGAGTGGTTGACCCAACAGGCGCAGCGCTTGACTCTAAGCCAGCCATCACCGTTGACAAATTTATGCCACTTGAAAAAGTAGCACCTGGGATTATCAAACGTAAGTCGGTGCACGAGCCACTTCAAACTGGAATTACGGCAATCGATTCAATGATTCCTATTGGTCGCGGGCAACGAGAGTTGATTATTGGTGATAGACAAACTGGTAAAACTGCAATTGCAATTGATACTATTTTGAATCAAAAAAATGTACCTGAAGCTGATAGACCAATCTGTATCTATGTTTCAATCGGACAAAAGAGTAGTTCTGTAGCGCAAATCGTCAAAAGACTTGAAGAAGAAGGCGCGATGGAATACTCAGTGGTAGTTCACGCAGGTTCAACTGATACAGCTGCTCAACAGTTCTTAGCTCCATTCGCTGGTGTTTCAATCGCTGAGTACTTCCTAGAAAAAGGCAGACACGTACTTTGTATCTATGATGATTTAACCAAACATGCATGGGCTTACCGTGCGATGTCACTTCTACTTAGAAGACCTCCTGGTCGCGAGGCTTATCCTGGTGATGTGTTCTATCTACACTCGCGTCTTCTTGAGCGCGCTTGCAAGGTCAATGACGAAATGGGTGCTGGTTCAATTACCGCGCTTCCTATTATTGAAACTCAAGCTGGTGACGTTTCTGCTTATATCCCTACTAACGTAATTTCAATTACGGATGGTCAAATCTTTTTGGAGACTAATTTATTTAACGCTGGAATTCGTCCTGCAATCAACGTTGGACTTTCTGTTTCACGTGTTGGCGGGGCAGCTCAAACCAAGTGTATGAAGAAGGTTGCTGGGCCACTTCGTCTTGGTCTTGCACAGTTCCGTGAGCTTGAAGCATTTGTACAGTTTGCTTCTGATCTTGATGAAGCTACTCAAGCACAAATCAATCGTGGACAAAAACTAGTTGAACTTCTTAAGCAAGCTCAATACGCACCGTTGACAGTTGGTCAAATGGTTAGTTTGATTTTTGCTGGTGATCGAGGCTTGCTTGATGATGTCGCGACAGACAAGATCTCTAGATTTAAAGAAGAATGGTTCCAATATTTTGAGTCTAATCATGCAGAGTTGAAGAAAACTCTTGATGCTGGTACTGGCCTTAACGACGATATTGTTAATGAGCTTACTGCTGCGCTGACCAAGTTTAAAGCTGATTTGTTTGCATAA
- the rplD gene encoding 50S ribosomal protein L4, which yields MATITLLDKQGKKSSKGQEISDALFGLQINEHLLYLAKVRQESNARAGTAHSKTRMEVRGGGAKPWKQKGTGRARAGSKTSPIWRGGGVIFGPRNTVNWTKGMNKKESARAIVSALLLLQKKSRLTAIEDLAIANGKTKEIASLVEASGFAGQEVVFVVETANDNTTLLKRAAKNLIKTKVLHVNELNVIDLLKADQVIVSSKAISQIEERFADVTRA from the coding sequence ATGGCTACAATTACATTACTAGACAAACAAGGCAAAAAATCATCAAAGGGTCAGGAGATCAGCGATGCATTATTTGGCCTTCAAATTAACGAACATCTTTTATACCTCGCAAAAGTTAGACAAGAGTCTAATGCTCGTGCGGGTACTGCACACTCTAAGACCAGAATGGAAGTTCGTGGTGGTGGTGCAAAACCATGGAAACAAAAAGGTACGGGTAGAGCTCGTGCTGGTAGTAAAACCTCTCCAATTTGGCGTGGTGGTGGAGTGATCTTTGGTCCTCGCAACACTGTCAACTGGACTAAAGGCATGAACAAAAAAGAATCTGCCAGAGCTATCGTTTCAGCTTTATTACTTTTACAAAAGAAGAGCAGATTAACTGCTATTGAAGATCTTGCAATTGCTAATGGCAAAACCAAAGAAATCGCAAGCCTAGTTGAAGCAAGCGGCTTTGCAGGACAAGAAGTTGTTTTTGTTGTTGAAACAGCAAACGACAACACTACGCTTCTTAAGAGAGCAGCTAAGAATTTAATCAAAACCAAAGTACTTCACGTTAACGAACTCAACGTGATAGACCTACTTAAGGCTGACCAAGTTATCGTTAGTAGCAAAGCTATTAGCCAAATTGAGGAGAGATTTGCAGATGTC